The Acidobacteriota bacterium sequence CCAGCGATGAACCGAGCCAAGCGGATTCTCGTGATCGACGACGAGCCCCAGATGTTGCTGGGGTTGCGTGACAACCTCGAGCTCGACGGCTACGAGGTCGTGACGGCGACCGACGGCGAAGAGGGGCTCCACCTGGCCCGCTCGACCCGGCCCGACCTGGTGATTCTCGACCTGATGCTCCCGCGGCGCAGTGGTCTCGACGTGTGCCGCGAACTGCGAGCGCACGCCGATCCGACGCCGATCATCATGCTGACGGCCCGATCGCAGGAGACCGACAAGGTGCTCGGCCTCGAACTCGGCGCCGACGACTACCTGACCAAGCCGTTCAGCATCTCCGAACTGCTGGCCCGGATCCGCGCGGTGCTCCGGCGGGCGTCGGCTGCCGGCGCGGTGACGGAATTCGGGCGGATTGGCGAGATCGAGGTGAACTTCCGCACGCACCAGGCACGCCGTGGGGACGAGCGTGTGGCGCTCACCTCGCGCGAGTTCGACCTGCTCCGCTACTTCGCGGCCCGGCAGGGCGAGGTCGTCACCCGCGACCAGATCCTGACCGACGTCTGGGGCTACGAGGAGGCCACCACGACGCGGACCATCGACAATTTCGTCGCGAAGCTGCGCCAGAAGATCGAACGTTCCCCGCACCAGCCCGAACACCTCCTCACCGTTCACGGCATCGGCTACAAGTTCGTCGGCTGACGCCGCGCCGCCCTTCCCCACCCGCCCCGGGTCGGGCGACGGGCGGCGGTCTGCGCGAGGGCGCTTCGAGCCGTTCGGCTGGCGCCGGGAGGCCGCACTCCGGGGCGAGCGTGCGCCCCGCACGAGCGCCACCGATCCTTGGCGTCCGGCGCTCGCGGTGGAGACAATCGGAGACAAAAAAATGCGCGGTCGTGACAACTCATCCACGAGTTTGCCCTTACCATGCCTTAACCACCACGAAGACGCACGTCCAGCGCCGGGTTCGCCGGGGGGGAGGAGCCCGGTCGTCGCCATTCGAGGTCATCGCCGCCGCCCGTCGCATGGCGGGGCGGCAGGCCTCTCTCGTCGGCACACGGGGCGCGTGCCGGTCGAATCGTGGACGGAGGAGGAGACGACACAATGCAGCAGTGGTTGATGCGGGTGCTGCTCGGGGCCGTGTGTCTGGCCGTGCCAGCGCTCGGCGCCGCGCAACTCGTCACGGGCACCATCACGGGCACGGTCAGCGACGACTCCGGGGCCATGATGCCCGGCGTGACGGTGACCATCACGAGCGATCGCCTGATCGGAGGGTCGCGCATCGAGGTGTCGAACGAGCGCGGGGTGTACCGGTTCGACGGCCTGCCCCCCGGCACCTACAACGTGCGCTTCGAGCTCGCGGGCTTCAAGACGTTCGACCGGCAGGGCATCCAGATTGCGGCGGGCTTCGTCGGCACGGTGAACGCGCGGCTCGAGGTCGGCGCGCTCGAGGAGACGATTGTCGTGAGCGGCGAGTCGCCGGTCGTCGACACGCGGTCGAACGTGCAGCAGACGGTCATGAACCAGGAACTGCTCGAGGGCGTACCGTCCGGCCGGGACGTCTGGGCGGTCGCGAAGGTCATTCCTGGCGTGACGGTGAGCACCTACGACGTCGGCGGCACGCAGGGCATGCAGCAGAGCGGCATGTCGGCCCACGGGTCGCGCAGCGACGACAAGACGTTCGCCATCGACGGCCTCTCGGTGAACTGGCCGGGCGGGGGCGGCGGGTCGACGATGGTCTACTACGACCAGGGGATGTTCGAGGAGGTCAACTACCAGACCTCGGCGATTCCCGCCGAGGTGGCCATCGGCGGCATCTACATGAACATGGTCACCAAGGCTGGTGGCAACACGTGGCGGGGCGACGCGCGATACTACTTCGCGAACGACAGCATGCAGGCGGGCAACTTCACGGCGCTGCGCGAGGAGCTCGGCTTCTCCGTGGGCAACCCCGTGGTCGAGCAATACGACTTCAACGCCTCGGCCGCGGGACCGATCGTGCGCGACAAGCTGTGGTTCTTCGGCTCGTACCGCCGGTGGAAGGTCGACAAGGAACTGCTGAGCGTCTTCAACCCGGACGGCACCTTCGCCGTCGACGACAATCTCATCACGAACTACTCGGGGAAGCTCACCGGACAGTTCTCGTCGAACCATCGTCTGGGGCTCGTCTACAACTACAACCAGAAGGATCGGTATCATCGGCGCGACACGCCGCCCAACTTCGTGCCAGACAAGGCGTCGTACGTTCAGGAGCAGCCGGGCTGGACGGGTCAGATCAAGTACACGGGCGTGCTGGCGGGCAGCACGGTGTACGAATCGACGGCGGGTGCCGTGGCGGGTACCTTCCCGCTGCGGTATCAGAAGGAAGTCGGGCCCAACGACATCCGTCGTGAGGACACCGTGCTCGACACGGCCGACGGCGCGGCGCAGCGCAACTACGAGAATCCGAATTACCGGTTCCAGTTCGACAACGTGTTCAGTCACACGCGCACCGGCCTCGGCGGCACGCACAACATCAAGGCCGGCGTGCAGTTCTCTCGGCAGTACTTCCAGGAGAAGAACACGGCCAACGGCGACATGCGCCTCATCTACAGCAACGGGGTGCCGCTGCGGGTCGTCGCGCTGAACACGCCGGTCGAGGCGACGAGCTACGTGCACCACCTCGGGTTCTTCGCGCAGGACTCGTGGACCGTCGCGAGCAAGCTCACCGTCAACCTCGGATTCCGGTTCGACCGGGCGAACGGCTGGATTCCCGAGCAGGTGAGTCCGGCGGGCCGCTGGGTGGGCGAACGCCGCCTGGATCGGCAGGACGTCTACAAGCAGTGGATTGGCGTCTGGCGCCTCGGCGCGGTCTACGACGTCTTCGGCACCGGCCGCACGGCGATCAAGGGCAACGCGAGCCGGTACGGCCACCAGGTCGGGATTGGCGTTGTCACGACCGTCCATCCCTTCACGCTCTCGACGGCCAACATCGCGTGGAACGACCTCAACCGCAACGACTTCCCGGATCCCGGCGAGCTCGGCGCCTTCGAGGGCTTCACGGGCGGCGCCAACACGCGCTACGAGGACCAGAACGGACCGAAGTGGGGCTATTCGGACGAGTTCACCTTCGGCGTCGAGCACCAGGCGCTCCGCGACGTGCGCCTTGGACTCATGTACTACCGCCGCACGAATCGGAACAACGTCGGTAACCGCAACGCGGCCGTGCCGTCGACGGCGTACACGCCGGTGACCGTGCCGAACCCGCAGGGCGGCACGATCACGATCTACAACCTGAACCCGTCGTTCGTCGGCCGGCAGGACAACGTCCGCACGAACATCCCCGAGCTCGACAGTGACTACAACGGCATCGAGTTCACCGCGACCAAGCGCTTTGCCGATCGCTGGATGATGCTGTTGGGGTACACCTTCGGCAAGAACAAGGGCGGGGAGACGATCGGGGAGTTCAACGACCCGAACAACCTCGTCAATCAGCGCGGCATCACGGGTGACGACGCGACGCACCAGTTCAAGCTGGCCGGGTCGTACGTGATCCCGCGGGCCGAGGTGTCCGTCAGCACGAGCTTCGTGCGCAACACCGGGTACCCGCGCCAGTACACCTACCAGGTCACGCGCGCGGTCGTCCCGAACCTCACCCGCTCGGCTCAGACGGTACGGACGATCCCGCGCGGAGACGATCGCCTGCCGACGGTCACGCTGCTCGACCTGCGGTTCTCTCGGTCGTTCCGCTTCGGCCGGAGCTTCATGATCGAGCCGCAGCTCGACATCTTCAACGTGACCAACGACGACACCATCGTCCGCATCGTCGACGCGATCGGACCGCGGTTCAGCTTCCCGACCGAGATCCTCGCGCCGCGCATCGTGCGCGTCGGCTTCGCGATGCGCTGGTAGCCCGTCGCGGAGGAGGCGGAGCGGCCGCCTCCTCCGCTCTCCGTTCCAGGCGCCCCACGTACGGACCCACGGCTCACGTTCAGTTCGGAGGAAGGCCCATGCGTAGTCTGCGAACCACCCGCCTGCTCGGCGGACTCGGGGTCGCGCTCGCGCTGGCGCTCGCGGCCGGGTCGTACCCCGCCGCGCAGGCCGGCGCCAGCGCCCCGAAGCACGACGGCAGGTACAAGCGGCTGCTGATCAGCAACGCGATGGTGATCTACGGCGCGAAGAAGGCGCCGTTCGGCCCGGTCGACATCCTGGTCGAAGACGGCCTGATCGCTCGCGTCGGCCCACCGCGCCAGGGCGAGACCGCCGACGCCGTGATCGACGCGACCGGCAAGTACGTGATGCCGGGCCTCGTCAACACGCACATGCACTGGCACGAATCGCGCGTGGCCGACGTGCCCCAGCCGATTCAGTACGAGCGCAATCTCTATCTCGCCACGGGCACCACCACCACCCGCGAGGTCGGAGGGAACACCGAGAAGTCGAAGGTGTGGCGCGCGGAGAGCGCGGCCGGGAAGATCGTGGCGCCGCGCATCCTCATCTGGAACCGGCCGAATCTGGGCAACCGGTCGCCCGAGGCCATCCGCGCCGGCGTCCGCCAGGCCAAGACCGACGGCTTCGACGGCCTGAAGATCGGCGGGCTCGACCGCGACCAGCTCGAGGCCCTCCTCGACGAGGCCGGCAAGCAGGGGCTCTGCACGACGACCCACATCGGCGTCGAGGAGACGACGGCGCAGGACTACATCGACCTCGGCGTCTGCTCGATCGAGCACTTCTACGGCGTGGCCGACGCGGCGATCGACGGCATCCAGGACTTCCCGGCCAATCACAACGGCAGCAATGAGATCCATCGCTTCGGCCGTGCGGGGGAGCTCTACGCTCAGGCCAACCCGGAGCGGCTGAAGCAGGTCGTCGAGCAGATGGTCGAGAAGGGCGTCGGCTGGAGCCCGACGATGTCGATCTACGAGGCGAGCCGCGACCCGATCCGCAACGCGAACGTGCCCTGGTTCAGGGACTTCCTCCACCCGTCGATGGAGCTGTTCTTCCGCCCGAGCCTCGACAACCACGGCTCGTACTTCCTCGGCTGGACGACGGCGCAGGAAGCGCAGTGGAAGCGCAACTACCGCATCTGGATGGACGCGCTGCGCCACTTCGGCATCAAGGGCGGGCTCATCACGACGGGCGACGACGCGGGCTACATCTACTCGCTCTACGGCTTCGGCATGGTGCGTGAGCTCGAGCTGCACGAGGAGGCCGGCTTCCACCCGCTCGAGGTCATCCAGCACGCGACGGCCAACGGCGCCAAGATGGTGGGCCTCGGCGATCGCCTGGGGCGCGTCCGTCCCGGCTACATCGCCGACCTGCTGGTCGTCAACGGCAACCCGCTGCAGAACCTGCGCGTGCTCAATCCCTACGGCGTCGACGTCGTCATGTACGACGGCAGGCCGGTCGACAACTACAGCTCGCTCGTGGTGGGCGATCCGAAGATCAAGGTCGTCCGTGGTGGCGGCATCGAGTGGACGATTCGCGACGGCATCCCGTACCACGTGCCCACGATGGTGGCCGAGATCAAGGGCATCGTCTCGAAGGATCGCCAGACGTTCCGGAATCAGCTCACGACCGAGGTGCGATAGCGCGCCCACGCGCGCGACGTCGGGCGGCGGGGGCGGGATTGGCGCCCCCGCCCGGCCGCTCACCGGGTGGCTTTGACGACGACGATCGTCTGGTCGTCGAACGGGACGGCATCCGCCGTGAACCGTCGCACTTCTTCCGCGAGGCGTCCGACGAGCTCGATCGCGCTGTCGCGGGCACCTTCGGCGAGCAGCGCCATCACGCGGTCCTCGCCGAAGTCCTCCCCCTCCGGATTCAGCGACTCGATGATCCCGTCGGTGATGAGCAGGAAGACGTCCCCACGCCCGTAAGAGATCTCGCGCTCCTCGAGCTCGGCGTCGAACCGTCGTCGCGCCGACAGCCCGAACCCCATGCCGCGCGGCAGGACGCGGTGGACGCATCCGGCCGCCGCCTCGTAGTAGTAGAGCGGCAGGTGGCCGGCGCGCGTCAGCACCAGCCGTCGCGCGCTCGTGTCGAAGAACGCGCCGAGGGCGGTGACGAACGAGCGCCGTTCGAGGTCCTGCGACAGCAGGTCGTTGGCGCGCACGAACAGCTCGTGCGGCCCGAGGTCGAAGGCGTGCAGCGACCGCAGGATCCCCTGCAGCTTCGACATGTACAGCGCAGCCGACGTGCCCTTGCCGCTCACGTCGCCCACCATGACGGTGAAGCGGGGCGGGTGGCCGTCGAGGTAGTCGAAGTAGTCGCCACCCACCTCGAAGGCCGGGACCGACTGCCCGGCGATATCGAGCCCGTCGACGACGGGCGTGAACTGGGGCAGCGATTCCATCTGGATGCGCCGCGCGAGCTCCAGCTCGTGCTTCAGGCGCTCCTGCTGCGCGAGGTCGTCGTACAGAAAGGCGTTCTCGACGGCGGGTGCCGTCTGGCGGGCCACGGCGTCGAGGAACTCGAAGTCGTCCGCGGAGAACGGGAGCTCGGACAGCTTCTCCCCGACCAGGATCACGCCGACGAGGCGTTCGTGGGCGCGAATCGGATAGAGGTACTGAATGCGTGCGGCCTCGAGCGCGCGACGAAGCCTCGGGAACGCGTACTCGGCGACGACCTCGTCTTCGGCGCGGCTCGCGCCCTGCACGATGTCGGGCGCCGTCGCCAGGCAGAACTCGCGCCAGGCGGGCACGGACATCCCGTGCGCCTCCGCCACGCAGTGGTGGCGCGTGCCGTGCGTGAAGAGCACGCCGCAGCGCCGTACCGCCATGTGCCCCGAGACGACCGACACGATGCCGGCAGCCAGGCCCTCGAGGTCGAGACGGGTCGACGTGACGGTGGTCACCTCTCTCGCGGCCTTGCGATAGTCGTACGCCGTCCGGTGGAACCGCTCGGCGATCCACGCCGAGCCACGCCGGCCGAGATGACGCGCCGCGAACGTCAGGAGCACGGCGGCCAGCGCCACCACCAGCTTCTCGAGCACGGCGCGCTGCTCGTACGACACCGGCGTGTCGATGATCTCGATCGACGCGCCGGTGAAGCGCACGTTCGGCAGGGGCATGTCGGTGACGGTCAGACGCCACACCAGCCAGAGGAAGCCCGAGACGACGAGCAGGCTCCATGCCCCGGAAAGGAGGGAGAACTGCACGGTGCGGCGCAGCCGCAGGTCGAGATCGAGGAGACGGTAGCGGCCGATCGTGTACAGGTAGGCCGCAGGGATGGCCACGAGCGCCAGGCCGATGAAGCCGGGCACATCGCCAGGGACCAGGTACTGGCCGATGCCGAGCATCGCCACGACGAGGGCGACCACGGCGGCACTCGTCCACCGCAGCGGCCGCATCATCCGCCGGAGCTCCACGGTGCGGTCGCGGCGCGCGAGCCACTTGGCGGCCACGGCCAGGAGACCGAGCGCGACGAGTCCCGCGACGAACGGGACCTCGCGCCCGCCGGCGGCGATCCACGCCGTGGCGGTCGCCGCGCACAGGTAGGCCGACCGTTGCAGCCACGCATGCCTCGTGAGCGTCGGCATCTCGCGGGGGAAGTAGTGCTCGCCGTGGATCAGGCAGGCCAGGCCGAAGAGCACGCCGCCGATGGTCGCCAGGTCGCGCACGACGGTGAACGTCGAGAGATCGGCGTCGCGCCTGATGAACGCCACGCCGAAGGCGTAGCCGATCAGCAGGAACCCGAGGCCGACGTACCGCGCCGCCTTGATCCAGGGACGCATCACGGCCAGCGCCGCACCGAAGGCCATCAACAGCAGTCCGCTGAGCGTGCTGACGACGAGCGAGAGCCGCATGCCGAAGGCCGCGAGCGTCACGAGCAGGGTCGTGGCCTCTGCGCCGCGCAGCACTTCGTAGGCGGTCGCCCGTCCCACCTGTGCGCGTCGCATGATGGCATCGGCCTCGAACACGTCCCGGAACGCCTGTTCGTTGATGCGCAGAATCACGTCGCCGACGCGCATGCCGGCGCGGTCGGACGCCCCGCCAGCCGTGACCTCGACGACGAGCGCTGTCGACGCGATGTCGCGGACGACGACGGCCCGCAGGGCCGACGCGGGGACGCCCTCGCTGATGTGCTCGCTGCCCGACGGGCGTCTGAGGCGCAGGCGAACCTTCGCGTCGTCGGCCAGCGTGTCGAGTACGCCTGCGAACGTCCGGAACGTCAGGAGGCGCCGCTCGTCGACGGCGAGCAGGATGTCGCCGGCATCGAGGCCCGCCGCCGGGCTCGACTCGGCGACGTACACCGGTGACGGCGGGTTGATGAACAGGTTCTCGTCGGTCGGGCTCCCGCCGTGGCGGTAGACCGTGGTGACGAGCAGGCCGAACAGGCCGGCTGCCAGCAGGAGCACGAGCACGCGAATGCGCACCGCGTCGCGGTCCGTTGCGCTCATCGATCGATACGGAGGCGCCGCGAGGGCGCGGCGTCAGCAGTGTAGCAGCCCGGGGCGAGGAACGCGCCCGGTGAAGTCCAGTTCAGCTGTCCTCTCCCGGAGGGGCCGGGCGGTCCGAGGCCTCGTCGCCTGGCGGCGCCTCCCAGAACAGCGCGTACTTCTCGTTCAGGCACGTGCGGAAGCTGAGCCGGTTGAAGAAGCCCACGTTGGACGTGACGACCAGGATCTGCGGGATCCCGCGTCGCCGCGCCTCCCCGACGGCGGCCTCGACGAGGCGGGCCCCGTAGCCACGCCCGCGGTAGGGTGCGCGCACGGCCAGCGACCGCACCTCGGCGATCTTGGGACTGTAGATCTCGAGACAGCAGCAGCCGGCCACCTCACCGTCGACCTCGACGACCCACATCGCCTCGATCAACTGACCGACCTCGTCGAGCGTCCTCGGCAGCAACTGGTCGGCATGGCTGGCGACGATCGCGACGATGGCGTCGGCGTCCGCCAGCGTCGCCCGCCGCACCAGGGCAGGATCCTCGGCACTCATCACCCGCTCACCATTCGCCGGCCACGAGTCCTCGGCTCACGCCTCGGGCCGGCGTCCCATCATGACACGGCGCGATGCCGTCGCCACCACGCGGCGAGGAGGCTCCCGAGCACCGAGTGAAAGACACTCGAGATCGCGCACGGGATGGCCACGAGTGGGCTCGGGAAGTGCTGCCGCGCGAGCACGACGCCGAGCCCGGAGTTCTGCATGCCCACTTCGATGGCAATGGTGCGCGACGCGACCTCGCGGCGCGTGAGCCGTCGGCCGAGGACGTAACCCGCCGCGAATCCCCCGGCGTGGAGGCAGAAGACGGCGCCGACCAGCCGGAAGCCGGACTCGAGGACCTGATCGCGCCCGGCACCGATGATCGAGGCGACGATCAACGTGATGGTGACGACGGCCAAGAGCGGCGCGACGGGCAGGATGGCTCGAGTCGCGGCCGGGGCGAGCCGGTGCAGCGCGACGCCGAGCAGCACGGGCAGTACCACGACCTGCACGGTGCTGACGAGCAGGCCCCACGCGGGCACGTCGACCCGATTGCCCGCCAGCAGCGCGGTCAGGGCGGGCGTGGCCACGGCGGCGAGCAGCGTCGAGATCGCGGTCATCGACACCGACAGCGGGACGTCGCCGCGGGCCAGGAAGGTGATGACGTTCGACGCCGTGCCCCCCGGGCACGAGGCCACGAGGACCAGCCCCACGGCGAAGGGCGTCGGCAGGCCGAACGCGTAGCCGAGGCCGTAGCCGAGCGCGGGCATGATGGTGTATTGCAGGGCCACCCCAGCGGCCACCAGGCCGGGCTGCCGGCCGACTCGCCGGAAGTCGTCGACGTCGAGCCCGAGACCCATGCCGAGCATGATCACGCCAAGGCCCCAGGTGATCAGGGAGCCGCGAAACCAGGTGAAGGCGTCCGGGACGAAGAGCGCAGCCGTGCTGGCCAGTACGACCCACGCCGGAAACGCCGACGTCAGCCGGTCGAGGGTGCGCACTGCCGGTCGGCGGGGTCGAGGGTGGTCGGCCCGGATGGGGTGGCGGGCGATGTCGGGTGGAAGCGACGCACGGACGGGCCGAAGCGTAGCACGGGTAAACTTCCGACGGCCGATTCTCGTCAGATGTCAAAGCTCCGCACGCATCGCCGGCGCTCGTCCCTTTCGCTCCAGAGCCGACCATGACCGACGTGAAACTCGCCGTCCGCATGCTGTTGCGCACGCCGTTCGTCACCGNNNNNNNNNNNNNNNNNNNNNNNNNNNNNNNNNNNNNNNNNNNNNNNNNNNNNNNNNNNNNNNNNNNNNNNNNNNNNNNNNNNNNNNNNNNNNNNNNNNNGCTCTGCTCGGACTCCAGCCCGCTCTGGGTCGGCTGATTGGCCCGGGCGACGACCGGACGCCGGGCGAGAGCGACATCGTCGTGCTGAGCCACGCCTACTGGCGGACGCGGTTCAACGAGAGCCCATCCGTGCTGAACGACACGCTCATCGTCAACGGCCGCCCGATGACGGTCGTGGGCGTCGCGCCTCGCGGGTTCGAGGGCACGACGTTCGGCACGCGACCGCAGGTGTTCGTGCCGATCACGATGCGCGCGGCGATGGAGCCCGGGTTCGACGGCTTCGAGAACCGCCGCAGCTACTGGGTCTACCTCTTCGCCAGGATGAAGCCCGGCGTTTCCGTCGAACAGGCGCGGACCGCCATCAACGTGCCCTATCGGGCTCTCATCAACGACGTCGAGGCGGCACTGCAGACCGGCATGAGCGACCAGACCCTGGAGCGGTTCCGGACCAAGGAAGTGCTCCTCGACGCGGGCCGTCGAGGCCAGAGCTCGGTGCACCGCGAAGCCGGTCCGCCGCTGACCCTGCTGCTCGGCGTGACGGGCCTGGTTCTGCTCATCGCCTGCGCCAACATCGCAAACCTGCTGCTCGTCCGCGGCGCGGCGCGCACGGGCGAGATGGCCATCAGGCTGTCGATCGGCGCGAGCCGGTGGCAGCTCGTCAGGCAGTTGCTCGTCGAGTCGTGCCTGCTGGCGGTGGCGGGCGGGCTTGCCGGGTTGCTCGTCTCGCGCTGGACGCTCCAGCTGATGGCGGCGCTGTTGCCCGCCGAGGTCGGCTCGGTCGTCGAGATTCAGCTCCACCCTGGCGTGCTGTTGTTCACCGCGCTCGTCACGCTGGGCACGGGCGTGTTGTTCGGGCTCTACCCGGCCCTGCACAGCACGCGGCCCGACCTGCTCACGGGGCTGAAGGGCCAGGCCGGCCAGCCTGGGGGCGCACGCTCGGCACGGCGGTTCCGCACGTCGCTCGCGGTCGTGCAGATTGCGCTGTCGATGACGCTGCTCGTCGCGGCGGGGCTCTTCGTGCGCAGCCTGCTGAACGTGACGCGAGTCGACCTGGGACTGAAGGCCGAGAACCTCCTGACGTTTGCCATTTCGCCGCAGCTGAACGCCTACACGCCTGAGGCGTCGAGACAGCTCTTCGAGCGGCTCGAGGAAGAGCTCGCCGGCCTGCCCGGCGTAACGGCCGTGACGGGTTCGATCGTACCAATCCTCTCGGGCAGCAACTGGGGGTCGAGCGTGACGGTCGAGGGCTTCGAGGCCGGGCCGGACACCGACCGCAATGCGCGGTTCAACGAGGTCGGGCCGGGGTACTTCCGCACGATGGGCATCGCGCTGCTGTCGGGGCGCGAGTTCACGGCCGCGGACGTGGCCGGCGCGCCGGCCGTGGCGATCGTCAACGAGCAGTTCGCGAAGAAGTTCAATCTCGGCCGCGACGCGGTGGGCAAGCGGATGGCCGTCGGCGGCCTCGGCGCGGAGCTGGACATCGAGATCGTCGGCCTCGTGCGTGACGCGAAGTACTCGGAGGTGAAGGGCCAGATTCCGCCGCTCTTCTTCCGGCCGTACCGGCAGGACGAGCGCCTGGGCTTCCTCTCGTTCTACGTGAGGACTGCCCTCGAGCCCAGGCAGGTGCTCGTCGCGATTCCTCAGCTCGTCGCGCGGCTCGATCCCAATCTGCCCGTCGAGAACCTGCGGACGCTCGACGAGCAGATCCGGCAGAACGTGTTCCTCGACCGGTTCATCACGGCACAATCGGTGGCGTTTGCCGGCCTGGCCACGCTGCTCGCCGCGATCGGCCTCTACGGCGTGCTGGCCTACACCGTGGCGCAGCGTACACGGGAGTTCGGCTTGCGCATGGCGCTCGGGGCCGAGCCGGCGGCGGTGCGGACGATGGTCCTGCGCCAGGTGGGCTGGATGACGGTCGTGGGCGCCGGGGCGGGTCTCGCGGCCGCCATTGGCGTGGGACGGTTCGCGGGAGCGCTGCTCTACGAGCTCGACGGCCACGACCCGGCGGTCCTCGTGGCCGCCGCCGTGGTGCTCGTCGGGGTCGCCTTCGGCGCCGGAGCGATCCCGGCCCTGCGCGCCTCGCGTGTCGAGCCCATGAGGGCGTTGCGCTACGAGTGACGGGTGTCGGGCCGGGGGTCCGCCTCGCTCGACCCGGGGCCGGCAGTCCCGCGCCTGCGGGCGACCTCGTAGAGCACGGCGCCGACGGCGATGAGGATCGCCGTCTTCCACACGGCCTCGAACCGGACCTGCGCCACGAGCCAGACGCAGATGACGAAGGCGGCGGCCGGGATGGTCGGGCCGCCGGGCAGCCGGAACGCGTCCTCGCCCTGACCGAACTTGCGGCGCAGCGCGGGCAGGGCCCCCAGGCTCAGCAGGTATCCGACGAGCCGGGCGAGCGAGCTCATGACGGCCAGCTGGACGAAGGTGCCGGCCGCGCCCAGGGCGAAGCCGAGCACGCAGTAGACCGCGATCGAGACGTGCGGCGTGCGATACCGGCCATGGACCGTGCCGAGCCAGGCCGGGAGCGAGCCGGCGCGGGCCAGCGCGTACGTCATCCGCGGCGCCGACAGCACCGACTGCGCGTAGTTGCCCAGAATCGACATCAGGGCCGCAAACGAGATGAGCGCCGCACCGGCCGGTCCCATCATCATGCCGGCGGCCACGGCCAGGGGGCGCGTGGTCTCGGCGAGGTCGGGCGTCACGGCCACGCTGATGGTCTGGATCAGGACGTAGAGGATCGTCGCGGCCGCGGCGGTCGCAATCAGCGCACGGGGAATGTCGCGCGTCGGGTTGCGCGATTCTCCGGCCGGGATCAACGCGCTCTCGAACCCGATGAACGCGTAGAAGACCAGCAGCACGGCCTCGCCGAAGCCGGAGTAGGCGGGCAGTGACGCATCGGCGAAGGCTTCCGGCGCGAGAAACGTCAGCCCGACCAGCACGAAGACGACCAGTGGGACGAACTTGGCCACGGTGATGGCCATGAGCGAGCCGATCCCCTGTCGGATGCCGGCGATGTTGATCCACGCGAAGACCAGCGCGAGCAGCGCCAGGACGACGACCCGCCCCGGACCGGCATCGGCTCCCGGCACGTACGCCCCGAGATACGTGGCAAACAGGTTGGCGTTCGCGGCGAGGCTCGTCACGCGGCCCACGTACAGCACCCATCCGGCCTGGAACCCGGCGAACGGACCAAACGCCGTGGTCACGTAGAGGATCGGCCCGCCCGTGCCGCGAAAGTAACTCGACGCCTGCGCGAACGACAGCATCAGCGTCGACATCAGCAGGCCGCAGATCAGGAAGATCACCGGGCTGAAGGGGCCGGTCAGGCGCGCGGCCTCGGCTGGCAGGCCGAAGATGCCGGCCCCCACGATGCCGTTGATGGCGATCACCGCGATCGAGAGGCGTGTCAGCTCGCGCCGCAGCGGCTCGGGGCCGGGGTCGAGGCTGACTGGAACACCGGTCCCGGGGATCGAAGGGGCAGGTTTTGCCATCGATGCTCCGAGTCTACTCGATTTGACCCGCGACCCTCCGAGATCGAAGAGGGCCACCGGGCGCACGCGCGC is a genomic window containing:
- a CDS encoding SpoIIE family protein phosphatase produces the protein MSATDRDAVRIRVLVLLLAAGLFGLLVTTVYRHGGSPTDENLFINPPSPVYVAESSPAAGLDAGDILLAVDERRLLTFRTFAGVLDTLADDAKVRLRLRRPSGSEHISEGVPASALRAVVVRDIASTALVVEVTAGGASDRAGMRVGDVILRINEQAFRDVFEADAIMRRAQVGRATAYEVLRGAEATTLLVTLAAFGMRLSLVVSTLSGLLLMAFGAALAVMRPWIKAARYVGLGFLLIGYAFGVAFIRRDADLSTFTVVRDLATIGGVLFGLACLIHGEHYFPREMPTLTRHAWLQRSAYLCAATATAWIAAGGREVPFVAGLVALGLLAVAAKWLARRDRTVELRRMMRPLRWTSAAVVALVVAMLGIGQYLVPGDVPGFIGLALVAIPAAYLYTIGRYRLLDLDLRLRRTVQFSLLSGAWSLLVVSGFLWLVWRLTVTDMPLPNVRFTGASIEIIDTPVSYEQRAVLEKLVVALAAVLLTFAARHLGRRGSAWIAERFHRTAYDYRKAAREVTTVTSTRLDLEGLAAGIVSVVSGHMAVRRCGVLFTHGTRHHCVAEAHGMSVPAWREFCLATAPDIVQGASRAEDEVVAEYAFPRLRRALEAARIQYLYPIRAHERLVGVILVGEKLSELPFSADDFEFLDAVARQTAPAVENAFLYDDLAQQERLKHELELARRIQMESLPQFTPVVDGLDIAGQSVPAFEVGGDYFDYLDGHPPRFTVMVGDVSGKGTSAALYMSKLQGILRSLHAFDLGPHELFVRANDLLSQDLERRSFVTALGAFFDTSARRLVLTRAGHLPLYYYEAAAGCVHRVLPRGMGFGLSARRRFDAELEEREISYGRGDVFLLITDGIIESLNPEGEDFGEDRVMALLAEGARDSAIELVGRLAEEVRRFTADAVPFDDQTIVVVKATR
- a CDS encoding GNAT family N-acetyltransferase — translated: MSAEDPALVRRATLADADAIVAIVASHADQLLPRTLDEVGQLIEAMWVVEVDGEVAGCCCLEIYSPKIAEVRSLAVRAPYRGRGYGARLVEAAVGEARRRGIPQILVVTSNVGFFNRLSFRTCLNEKYALFWEAPPGDEASDRPAPPGEDS
- a CDS encoding bile acid:sodium symporter family protein yields the protein MRTLDRLTSAFPAWVVLASTAALFVPDAFTWFRGSLITWGLGVIMLGMGLGLDVDDFRRVGRQPGLVAAGVALQYTIMPALGYGLGYAFGLPTPFAVGLVLVASCPGGTASNVITFLARGDVPLSVSMTAISTLLAAVATPALTALLAGNRVDVPAWGLLVSTVQVVVLPVLLGVALHRLAPAATRAILPVAPLLAVVTITLIVASIIGAGRDQVLESGFRLVGAVFCLHAGGFAAGYVLGRRLTRREVASRTIAIEVGMQNSGLGVVLARQHFPSPLVAIPCAISSVFHSVLGSLLAAWWRRHRAVS
- a CDS encoding ABC transporter permease: ALLGLQPALGRLIGPGDDRTPGESDIVVLSHAYWRTRFNESPSVLNDTLIVNGRPMTVVGVAPRGFEGTTFGTRPQVFVPITMRAAMEPGFDGFENRRSYWVYLFARMKPGVSVEQARTAINVPYRALINDVEAALQTGMSDQTLERFRTKEVLLDAGRRGQSSVHREAGPPLTLLLGVTGLVLLIACANIANLLLVRGAARTGEMAIRLSIGASRWQLVRQLLVESCLLAVAGGLAGLLVSRWTLQLMAALLPAEVGSVVEIQLHPGVLLFTALVTLGTGVLFGLYPALHSTRPDLLTGLKGQAGQPGGARSARRFRTSLAVVQIALSMTLLVAAGLFVRSLLNVTRVDLGLKAENLLTFAISPQLNAYTPEASRQLFERLEEELAGLPGVTAVTGSIVPILSGSNWGSSVTVEGFEAGPDTDRNARFNEVGPGYFRTMGIALLSGREFTAADVAGAPAVAIVNEQFAKKFNLGRDAVGKRMAVGGLGAELDIEIVGLVRDAKYSEVKGQIPPLFFRPYRQDERLGFLSFYVRTALEPRQVLVAIPQLVARLDPNLPVENLRTLDEQIRQNVFLDRFITAQSVAFAGLATLLAAIGLYGVLAYTVAQRTREFGLRMALGAEPAAVRTMVLRQVGWMTVVGAGAGLAAAIGVGRFAGALLYELDGHDPAVLVAAAVVLVGVAFGAGAIPALRASRVEPMRALRYE